The sequence ATCACTTATAAGAAGCTGTATATGTCTCATTTAATCAGTTTATATTTGTACTCAAGTATATTAACCAGAAGTCTTGGATTTTTGAGAAATACTCTAATAATATTGAGACATATCTGCATATGTCGTTCATACACTGTTTGTTCCAGTTTTCTGTTGCCGTCACTGAAATATTAACACATGTATTTCGgttgcttttgttatttttaaacaaatgactACAGGTAATGATAAAATGAACATGGTTTGAATCaccaaggattttttttttaaactgctgcTTTAACTTCGACAAATGATGCTTGCTGAGTAATAACAACAAAGTAACAAAGTCAAAAGAGCTCAGAGAAATGCCTAAGGATTGAATCATTGCtctgagtggtgaaaagtagGCCTATCCCGCaagtaaaagtggaaatagagCATATTCTGAAAAGATTTTCTAAAATCCAATGtcttaaaaactgaaaaagtgcAAGAAATCAAACTTAATGCACATTTTGTCCTGACTTTTTTTGAATTGggaaaataattcatttcaaaCAAGAAAACGACCCTAAATTAAGTTGATTTGCTTTTCGTCAACAAGCACAAGATCTCTGCCCAAGTGTTTGACTCTGCAGTATGCATAAATCCAACCTAATGAAAAAACCGCATGTTTAACTGATgatgaactgtttttttctgagggTGTAGTGTGACAATTATTTTAACTGGGCCTGAAAAACATTTCTACGAATcagtaaaaacactggatcAGTATCAGAACATCCAGAAACTTCTAGACGTCTGCATTTATCTGCAACATTTCAtctccagccaatcacagctgggGGTGGGCGGTGCTTTGAGGCATTCAAATAGACAGAGGTCAAGCTGATGCATCAGTTCAGCCTTTACTTTCAAGCCTGAACAAACATTAATCAAGAGCCATCATGGTTGAGTGGACTCAGCAGGAGCGCAGCATCATCGCTGGCATCTTTGCCAACCTGAACTATGAAGACATTGGCCCCAAGGCTCTGGCCAGGTATGGGATCTGCTCTTTGTGAAATGAAGAATGTAATGCATGAAAGATTAGTGATgaatagaaaatgtattaaatccAAGAGAATCCATCCAACTCACCGGTTTCTTCCCCTGCAGGTGTCTGATTGTGTACCCCTGGACTCAGAGGTACTTCGGCGCCTATGGTGACCTCTCCACCCCTGAGGCCATCAAGGGCAACGCCAAAATCGCTGCCCATGGCGTCAAGGTGCTGCACGGTCTGGACAGGGCTGTGAAGAACATGGACAACATCAACGAAGCCTATTCTGAACTGAGCGTCCTGCACTCTGACAAGCTGCACGTTGACCCCGACAACTTCAGGGTAAACCTTCATCCCTTCACACCTTTTCTGCAAATGCACctatgcacattttaaaaagtccaTATTTAATGTAGACATATTCTACAGCAAGTTTGCATATCAAAATGCAGTCTTCCGTGATGCCgaatgtactttttttgttttcttgtctaaaatacagcatgaaagccatttaattgtttgttttttttacactgtatagattttgtctgactgtctgaccaTCGTCATCGCCGCCAACCTGGGAGATGCTTTCACTGTCGACACTCAGTGCGCCTTCCAGAAGTTCCTGGCTGTGGTGGTGTTCGCTCTTGGCAGGAAGTACCACTAAATGCATCAGCCCCCCCACTCATACATGTGGGCATCTAAAGGAGATCTAACATct is a genomic window of Thunnus maccoyii chromosome 20, fThuMac1.1, whole genome shotgun sequence containing:
- the LOC121886698 gene encoding hemoglobin subunit beta-like — translated: MVEWTQQERSIIAGIFANLNYEDIGPKALARCLIVYPWTQRYFGAYGDLSTPEAIKGNAKIAAHGVKVLHGLDRAVKNMDNINEAYSELSVLHSDKLHVDPDNFRILSDCLTIVIAANLGDAFTVDTQCAFQKFLAVVVFALGRKYH